The Manihot esculenta cultivar AM560-2 chromosome 1, M.esculenta_v8, whole genome shotgun sequence genome has a window encoding:
- the LOC110630208 gene encoding uncharacterized protein LOC110630208 isoform X1 has product MPGNKPEEGICNLYELDNSSQSRHLSQVVGGNWPVLDYGQWFGKPTQIEASQNFNLQNYNLQQLGINDSVKGNDVGSPNVAFDQNCMQLTPKPEYSRSLTINNPPNTNEFLLRCQNFQSNQNQRGSFSESTCYDQRILTSRGFSIFKSQPENECADSPTLTTNSERSEITEASSDFNFLRGQNQFVRDQQLSSSEIHPMQQPGFNDMQLLQQHVMFKQLQEIQRQQQLQQLGDLRQQSSLNQFSAISRQAAGGQFSPLISGTPVHDASPMLRNWMQRGASPGVQGVPNKLFSQEQGQALRSTGLATQQFDVSLYGAPISNARGNMSLYPHLQGPSHDSVNLLAKASSQVQKSVMQSAGFGNPFLGDQPAVPLNLLGLSQGPLISKQELQMKDNFGQVPVQGLSSGVFPGNLLECNTPQGNTSMKEFNGRQEQAGWPARQQAKQLGPSQGLVPLDPMEAKILYNMDDNTWDTFGSRPETGTGGLGNILEQPDSSYAFPSLQSGSWSALMQSAVAEASSSDTGVQEEWSSLTFQNTEQSTDNQISNFVENEKQHTGWVDNNFQAASSFSPKPFPVITDSSMSSTFPGFQQPGIQLSVEQREDICQGGSHESIENYKPQQKTSIEDGQKVPTFVHSDNAWPGQMFEHSQRAERHQIVASSNISMEKGTESMVKSQHQMSDVPKVAFNSYEGANETQEKQNCHQRERSNDFSKGSGGHEQGHVEQLKFFGNISSSLMNLDKASLSNFQGNSRVSEEVPSGVDSVSNASTTLHGSVHPDGSNVSVQTSEHMLELLHKVDQSKDDSSTKQFGSTDGNPLTALHGADSHDRSVSQLYTQSSDSQGFGLRLAPPSQRLANSNSFPFPPGLPQTINNLNHRQVNPELGERNLSCLTPSSFQSSPASHELAQRAHWENKSDTMGPKSFSPYVNMLGNPASSFASNHPQTGNQLQMHPFSNISVSSQPLQATLPAGTGKFPSFNLAPSPDTSQQLHTNPIGQRFPVLEAAPVSQALDMSGTLLQDENSTRPYNVWRNVPTQRQSFGIEPLKFSNSASHMDWAPHGSNDQISIKAVHNSSEIGVSSSSQGFGHVEKRAGEELLQQRISAKMLDTSQPGGMSRGPEPVSDATVVTSGSLVSHAQDLDKAISTNDGADSALDVPCASALGGQQLYENVSRFRTPVDGRPNSTSQTGSFPSGHKQMLSLLGEAGDGPIVKAPQQPALQSRNSQETCNDTHSQSSSSNLHLAPSWFKQYEALRNGQMMPIFDARLAKSVASQFSLGKPSQNLHRHSSLEQLDAADAGQGGRVWPSSQQLSSPYMLPSVVNSQVAIIRPKKRKITSELLPWHKEVNQDSKRLQNISVAEQVWAKATNRLTEKVEDEFEMIDDLQPMHRSKRRLVLTTQLLQQLFHPAPASILSADSASSYDVISYFVSRLSLGDACSLAYCMRKEFLEPVNNSDVNSKKLKNSERSGEQQCLAVVEEFIDRAKKLENGFQRLDKTASVADIRAEFQELERFAVINRFAKFHVRGQIDASGTSTSSAAPKPIPQRYITGFPMPRNLPEEVQCLSL; this is encoded by the exons atgcctGGTAACAAACCTGAAGAGGGGATCTGCAATCTATATGAGCTAGACAACTCTTCCCAGAGTCGGCATCTATCTCAAGTTGTTGGTGGCAATTGGCCAGTACTTGATTATGGTCAGTGGTTTGGAAAGCCAACCCAGATAGAGGCCTCACAGAATTTCAATCTGCAGAACTACAACTTACAGCAATTAGGTATCAATG ATTCTGTGAAAGGAAATGATGTTGGGTCTCCAAACGTGGCATTTGACCAAAACTGTATGCAATTAACTCCAAAACCAGAGTATTCCAGAAGTCTCACCATAAACAATCCACCGAATACAAATGAATTTTTGCTTAGATGCCAGAACTTCCAGTCAAATCAGAACCAGCGTGGAAGTTTCAGTGAAAGCACCTGTTATGACCAGCGAATTTTGACTTCAAGAGGTTTTTCTATCTTTAAATCGCAGCCAGAAAATGAGTGTGCCGACAGTCCCACCTTGACAACCAATTCAGAAAGGTCAGAGATTACTGAAGCTTCTAGTGATTTCAACTTTCTTAGAGGGCAGAATCAATTTGTGAGGGACCAACAGCTGAGTTCTTCAGAGATTCACCCAATGCAGCAGCCTGGGTTTAATGACATGCAGTTATTGCAGCAGCATGTTATGTTCAAGCAGCTGCAAGAAATTCAGAGACAGCAACAGCTTCAGCAGCTAGGTGATTTGAGGCAACAGAGCTCCTTAAACCAGTTTTCTGCTATTTCAAGGCAGGCAGCTGGGGGccagttttcacctctcatcaGTGGAACACCTGTTCATGATGCATCGCCAATGCTTAGGAACTGGATGCAGCGAGGTGCATCTCCTGGTGTACAAGGAGTACCAAATAAATTATTCTCCCAAGAGCAAGGTCAGGCATTGCGTTCCACAGGTCTTGCTACTCAGCAGTTTGATGTCTCTTTATATGGTGCTCCTATTTCTAATGCAAGAGGCAACATGAGCCTATATCCTCATCTTCAAGGACCATCTCATGACTCTGTCAATTTGTTGGCCAAGGCTAGCAGTCAAGTACAAAAATCAGTAATGCAGTCTGCTGGCTTTGGCAATCCTTTTTTAGGAGATCAGCCTGCTGTTCCTCTAAATCTGTTAGGTTTATCCCAAGGGCCTTTGATATCCAAGCAAGAACTTCAGATGAAAGATAATTTTGGACAAGTGCCTGTTCAGGGTTTAAGCAGTGGAGTTTTTCCTGGAAATCTTCTGGAATGTAATACTCCACAAGGTAATACATCTATGAAGGAATTTAATGGGAGACAAGAACAAGCTGGTTGGCCTGCAAGGCAGCAAGCAAAACAACTGGGTCCTTCTCAGGGATTGGTTCCTCTTGATCCAATGGAAGCAAAGATTTTGTACAATATGGATGACAACACTTGGGATACTTTTGGAAGTCGCCCTGAGACAGGTACTGGAGGCTTGGGCAACATTTTGGAACAGCCAGACTCATCTTATGCATTTCCTTCCCTTCAGAGTGGGAGCTGGAGTGCTCTTATGCAGTCTGCTGTGGCAGAGGCTTCTAGCAGTGATACTGGGGTACAGGAGGAGTGGAGTAGCTTGACTTTTCAAAATACGGAGCAATCAACTGATAACCAAATATCAAACTTTGTGGAAAATGAGAAGCAGCATACTGGCTGGGTTGATAACAACTTTCAGGCTGCCTCCTCCTTTAGCCCAAAACCTTTTCCTGTGATTACTGATTCTAGCATGAGCTCTACCTTCCCTGGCTTTCAGCAACCAGGAATCCAATTATCAGTTGAACAGAGAGAGGATATTTGCCAGGGAGGTTCTCATGAGTCCATTGAGAATTACAAACCTCAGCAGAAGACATCAATTGAAGATGGTCAAAAGGTTCCAACATTTGTGCATTCAGATAATGCATGGCCTGGACAAATGTTTGAGCACTCACAAAGGGCTGAACGGCATCAGATAGTAGCCTCAAGCAACATCTCTATGGAAAAGGGCACTGAGAGCATGGTAAAAAGTCAACATCAGATGAGTGATGTCCCTAAAGTTGCATTTAACTCTTATGAGGGAGCCAATGAGACACAAGAGAAGCAGAATTGCCACCAAAGAGAACGTTCTAATGACTTCTCAAAAGGCTCGGGTGGTCATGAGCAAGGGCATGTGGAGCAGTTAAAGTTTTTTGGTAATATTTCCAGCAGCTTAATGAATTTAGATAAG GCATCCTTATCCAATTTTCAAGGAAATTCAAGAGTTTCAGAGGAGGTGCCCTCTGGAGTTGATAGTGTCTCTAATGCTTCTACTACGCTTCATGGATCAGTGCACCCTGACGGTTCAAATGTTTCTGTGCAGACTAG TGAACATATGCTTGAGCTGCTTCACAAGGTTGACCAATCAAAGGATGATAGCTCCACAAAACAATTTGGATCCACTGATGGTAATCCTTTGACTGCACTGCATGGAGCAGATTCACATGATAGATCTGTCTCTCAACTTTACACTCAGTCTTCTGATTCCCAAGGATTTGGTTTGAGGTTGGCTCCTCCATCTCAAAGGTTGGCAAATTCAAACAGTTTTCCCTTTCCTCCAGGTTTACCACAGACTATAAACAATCTGAATCATAGGCAAGTTAATCCTGAACTGGGAGAGAGAAATCTGTCTTGTTTAACTCCATCTTCATTTCAGTCTTCACCTGCTTCACATGAGCTGGCTCAAAGAGCACATTGGGAAAATAAATCTGATACCATGGGACCCAAAAGTTTCTCTCCATATGTGAACATGCTTGGAAACCCTGCTTCATCATTTGCATCCAATCATCCACAAACAGGAAATCAACTTCAAATGCATCCGTTCTCCAATATATCTGTATCATCTCAACCTTTGCAGGCAACCTTACCTGCTGGAACTGGCAAATTCCCATCTTTTAACTTGGCCCCTTCTCCTGATACTTCTCAACAGCTGCACACTAATCCTATTGGTCAACGATTTCCGGTTTTGGAGGCTGCCCCTGTATCTCAAGCTTTGGACATGTCTGGCACGTTGCTACAGGATGAGAATTCAACAAGGCCATATAATGTTTGGAGAAATGTGCCAACTCAGAGACAATCATTTGGTATAGAACCTCTCAAGTTTTCCAATTCTGCTTCCCACATGGATTGGGCTCCACATGGGTCAAATGATCAAATTTCCATAAAAGCTGTACATAACTCATCAGAAATTGGTGTTTCTTCTAGTTCACAAGGCTTTGGACATGTGGAAAAGCGTGCTGGAGAAGAGTTGTTGCAACAACGAATATCAGCTAAGATGCTTGATACTTCTCAGCCAGGTGGTATGTCTCGAGGGCCAGAACCTGTTTCTGATGCAACTGTAGTAACATCTGGCTCATTGGTGTCTCATGCTCAGGACCTTGATAAA GCAATCTCAACGAATGATGGTGCAGACAGTGCTTTGGATGTTCCATGTGCTAGTGCTTTGGGAGGACAGCAGTTATATGAGAACGTCTCAAGGTTCAGAACCCCTGTGGATGGAAGACCAAATTCAACATCACAAACTGGTTCATTTCCATCTGGGCATAAGCAAATGCTTAGCTTGTTGGGAGAAGCAGGAGATGGTCCAATTGTAAAAGCTCCTCAGCAACCTGCCCTTCAATCGAGAAATTCTCAGGAAACTTGTAATGACACTCATAGTCAATCTAGCAGCAGCAATCTGCATTTGGCACCCTCCTGGTTTAAGCAATATGAAGCTCTTAGAAATGGACAAATGATGCCAATTTTTGATGCTAGACTTGCAAAATCTGTTGCTTCACAGTTTTCTCttggaaagccttctcagaatTTGCATAGGCATAGCTCTTTGGAACAGTTGGATGCTGCTGATGCTGGTCAGGGTGGCAGGGTTTGGCCAAGTAGTCAGCAGTTGTCATCCCCCTATATGTTGCCTTCAGTAGTCAACAGTCAAGTTGCTATTATAAGACCAAAGAAGCGAAAAATCACATCTGAGCTTCTTCCATGGCATAAAGAGGTGAATCAAGATTCCAAAAGGCTTCAAAATATCAG TGTTGCAGAACAAGTCTGGGCAAAAGCTACAAACCGACTGACTGAAAAG GTAGAAGATGAGTTTGAGATGATTGATGATTTGCAGCCAATGCATCGATCAAAAAGAAGGCTTGTATTGACGACACAGCTGCTACAGCAATTGTTTCACCCTGCACCAGCATCCATTTTATCTGCGGACTCTGCTTCAAGTTATGATGTCATATCATACTTCGTTTCTAGGTTATCGCTGGGAGATGCATGTAGCCTTGCTTATTGCATGAGAAAAGAGTTTCTTGAACCTGTAAACAATAGTGATGT GAATTCTAAGAAGCTAAAAAATTCTGAAAGAAGTGGTGAGCAACAATGTTTGGCTGTTGTGGAAGAGTTCATTGATAGAGCAAAGAAGCTGGAGAATGGCTTCCAAAG ATTGGACAAGACAGCATCAGTTGCAGACATAAGAGCGGAGTTTCAAGAGTTGGAAAGGTTTGCTGTGATTAACCGTTTTGCCAAGTTTCATGTTCGGGGACAAATAGATGCCTCTGGAACCTCAACCTCATCTGCTGCTCCAAAACCAATTCCACAGAGATACATTACAGGATTTCCTATGCCTCGAAATCTACCTGAGGAAGTACAATGTCTTTCATTATGA
- the LOC110630208 gene encoding uncharacterized protein LOC110630208 isoform X2, whose protein sequence is MPGNKPEEGICNLYELDNSSQSRHLSQVVGGNWPVLDYGQWFGKPTQIEASQNFNLQNYNLQQLDSVKGNDVGSPNVAFDQNCMQLTPKPEYSRSLTINNPPNTNEFLLRCQNFQSNQNQRGSFSESTCYDQRILTSRGFSIFKSQPENECADSPTLTTNSERSEITEASSDFNFLRGQNQFVRDQQLSSSEIHPMQQPGFNDMQLLQQHVMFKQLQEIQRQQQLQQLGDLRQQSSLNQFSAISRQAAGGQFSPLISGTPVHDASPMLRNWMQRGASPGVQGVPNKLFSQEQGQALRSTGLATQQFDVSLYGAPISNARGNMSLYPHLQGPSHDSVNLLAKASSQVQKSVMQSAGFGNPFLGDQPAVPLNLLGLSQGPLISKQELQMKDNFGQVPVQGLSSGVFPGNLLECNTPQGNTSMKEFNGRQEQAGWPARQQAKQLGPSQGLVPLDPMEAKILYNMDDNTWDTFGSRPETGTGGLGNILEQPDSSYAFPSLQSGSWSALMQSAVAEASSSDTGVQEEWSSLTFQNTEQSTDNQISNFVENEKQHTGWVDNNFQAASSFSPKPFPVITDSSMSSTFPGFQQPGIQLSVEQREDICQGGSHESIENYKPQQKTSIEDGQKVPTFVHSDNAWPGQMFEHSQRAERHQIVASSNISMEKGTESMVKSQHQMSDVPKVAFNSYEGANETQEKQNCHQRERSNDFSKGSGGHEQGHVEQLKFFGNISSSLMNLDKASLSNFQGNSRVSEEVPSGVDSVSNASTTLHGSVHPDGSNVSVQTSEHMLELLHKVDQSKDDSSTKQFGSTDGNPLTALHGADSHDRSVSQLYTQSSDSQGFGLRLAPPSQRLANSNSFPFPPGLPQTINNLNHRQVNPELGERNLSCLTPSSFQSSPASHELAQRAHWENKSDTMGPKSFSPYVNMLGNPASSFASNHPQTGNQLQMHPFSNISVSSQPLQATLPAGTGKFPSFNLAPSPDTSQQLHTNPIGQRFPVLEAAPVSQALDMSGTLLQDENSTRPYNVWRNVPTQRQSFGIEPLKFSNSASHMDWAPHGSNDQISIKAVHNSSEIGVSSSSQGFGHVEKRAGEELLQQRISAKMLDTSQPGGMSRGPEPVSDATVVTSGSLVSHAQDLDKAISTNDGADSALDVPCASALGGQQLYENVSRFRTPVDGRPNSTSQTGSFPSGHKQMLSLLGEAGDGPIVKAPQQPALQSRNSQETCNDTHSQSSSSNLHLAPSWFKQYEALRNGQMMPIFDARLAKSVASQFSLGKPSQNLHRHSSLEQLDAADAGQGGRVWPSSQQLSSPYMLPSVVNSQVAIIRPKKRKITSELLPWHKEVNQDSKRLQNISVAEQVWAKATNRLTEKVEDEFEMIDDLQPMHRSKRRLVLTTQLLQQLFHPAPASILSADSASSYDVISYFVSRLSLGDACSLAYCMRKEFLEPVNNSDVNSKKLKNSERSGEQQCLAVVEEFIDRAKKLENGFQRLDKTASVADIRAEFQELERFAVINRFAKFHVRGQIDASGTSTSSAAPKPIPQRYITGFPMPRNLPEEVQCLSL, encoded by the exons atgcctGGTAACAAACCTGAAGAGGGGATCTGCAATCTATATGAGCTAGACAACTCTTCCCAGAGTCGGCATCTATCTCAAGTTGTTGGTGGCAATTGGCCAGTACTTGATTATGGTCAGTGGTTTGGAAAGCCAACCCAGATAGAGGCCTCACAGAATTTCAATCTGCAGAACTACAACTTACAGCAATTAG ATTCTGTGAAAGGAAATGATGTTGGGTCTCCAAACGTGGCATTTGACCAAAACTGTATGCAATTAACTCCAAAACCAGAGTATTCCAGAAGTCTCACCATAAACAATCCACCGAATACAAATGAATTTTTGCTTAGATGCCAGAACTTCCAGTCAAATCAGAACCAGCGTGGAAGTTTCAGTGAAAGCACCTGTTATGACCAGCGAATTTTGACTTCAAGAGGTTTTTCTATCTTTAAATCGCAGCCAGAAAATGAGTGTGCCGACAGTCCCACCTTGACAACCAATTCAGAAAGGTCAGAGATTACTGAAGCTTCTAGTGATTTCAACTTTCTTAGAGGGCAGAATCAATTTGTGAGGGACCAACAGCTGAGTTCTTCAGAGATTCACCCAATGCAGCAGCCTGGGTTTAATGACATGCAGTTATTGCAGCAGCATGTTATGTTCAAGCAGCTGCAAGAAATTCAGAGACAGCAACAGCTTCAGCAGCTAGGTGATTTGAGGCAACAGAGCTCCTTAAACCAGTTTTCTGCTATTTCAAGGCAGGCAGCTGGGGGccagttttcacctctcatcaGTGGAACACCTGTTCATGATGCATCGCCAATGCTTAGGAACTGGATGCAGCGAGGTGCATCTCCTGGTGTACAAGGAGTACCAAATAAATTATTCTCCCAAGAGCAAGGTCAGGCATTGCGTTCCACAGGTCTTGCTACTCAGCAGTTTGATGTCTCTTTATATGGTGCTCCTATTTCTAATGCAAGAGGCAACATGAGCCTATATCCTCATCTTCAAGGACCATCTCATGACTCTGTCAATTTGTTGGCCAAGGCTAGCAGTCAAGTACAAAAATCAGTAATGCAGTCTGCTGGCTTTGGCAATCCTTTTTTAGGAGATCAGCCTGCTGTTCCTCTAAATCTGTTAGGTTTATCCCAAGGGCCTTTGATATCCAAGCAAGAACTTCAGATGAAAGATAATTTTGGACAAGTGCCTGTTCAGGGTTTAAGCAGTGGAGTTTTTCCTGGAAATCTTCTGGAATGTAATACTCCACAAGGTAATACATCTATGAAGGAATTTAATGGGAGACAAGAACAAGCTGGTTGGCCTGCAAGGCAGCAAGCAAAACAACTGGGTCCTTCTCAGGGATTGGTTCCTCTTGATCCAATGGAAGCAAAGATTTTGTACAATATGGATGACAACACTTGGGATACTTTTGGAAGTCGCCCTGAGACAGGTACTGGAGGCTTGGGCAACATTTTGGAACAGCCAGACTCATCTTATGCATTTCCTTCCCTTCAGAGTGGGAGCTGGAGTGCTCTTATGCAGTCTGCTGTGGCAGAGGCTTCTAGCAGTGATACTGGGGTACAGGAGGAGTGGAGTAGCTTGACTTTTCAAAATACGGAGCAATCAACTGATAACCAAATATCAAACTTTGTGGAAAATGAGAAGCAGCATACTGGCTGGGTTGATAACAACTTTCAGGCTGCCTCCTCCTTTAGCCCAAAACCTTTTCCTGTGATTACTGATTCTAGCATGAGCTCTACCTTCCCTGGCTTTCAGCAACCAGGAATCCAATTATCAGTTGAACAGAGAGAGGATATTTGCCAGGGAGGTTCTCATGAGTCCATTGAGAATTACAAACCTCAGCAGAAGACATCAATTGAAGATGGTCAAAAGGTTCCAACATTTGTGCATTCAGATAATGCATGGCCTGGACAAATGTTTGAGCACTCACAAAGGGCTGAACGGCATCAGATAGTAGCCTCAAGCAACATCTCTATGGAAAAGGGCACTGAGAGCATGGTAAAAAGTCAACATCAGATGAGTGATGTCCCTAAAGTTGCATTTAACTCTTATGAGGGAGCCAATGAGACACAAGAGAAGCAGAATTGCCACCAAAGAGAACGTTCTAATGACTTCTCAAAAGGCTCGGGTGGTCATGAGCAAGGGCATGTGGAGCAGTTAAAGTTTTTTGGTAATATTTCCAGCAGCTTAATGAATTTAGATAAG GCATCCTTATCCAATTTTCAAGGAAATTCAAGAGTTTCAGAGGAGGTGCCCTCTGGAGTTGATAGTGTCTCTAATGCTTCTACTACGCTTCATGGATCAGTGCACCCTGACGGTTCAAATGTTTCTGTGCAGACTAG TGAACATATGCTTGAGCTGCTTCACAAGGTTGACCAATCAAAGGATGATAGCTCCACAAAACAATTTGGATCCACTGATGGTAATCCTTTGACTGCACTGCATGGAGCAGATTCACATGATAGATCTGTCTCTCAACTTTACACTCAGTCTTCTGATTCCCAAGGATTTGGTTTGAGGTTGGCTCCTCCATCTCAAAGGTTGGCAAATTCAAACAGTTTTCCCTTTCCTCCAGGTTTACCACAGACTATAAACAATCTGAATCATAGGCAAGTTAATCCTGAACTGGGAGAGAGAAATCTGTCTTGTTTAACTCCATCTTCATTTCAGTCTTCACCTGCTTCACATGAGCTGGCTCAAAGAGCACATTGGGAAAATAAATCTGATACCATGGGACCCAAAAGTTTCTCTCCATATGTGAACATGCTTGGAAACCCTGCTTCATCATTTGCATCCAATCATCCACAAACAGGAAATCAACTTCAAATGCATCCGTTCTCCAATATATCTGTATCATCTCAACCTTTGCAGGCAACCTTACCTGCTGGAACTGGCAAATTCCCATCTTTTAACTTGGCCCCTTCTCCTGATACTTCTCAACAGCTGCACACTAATCCTATTGGTCAACGATTTCCGGTTTTGGAGGCTGCCCCTGTATCTCAAGCTTTGGACATGTCTGGCACGTTGCTACAGGATGAGAATTCAACAAGGCCATATAATGTTTGGAGAAATGTGCCAACTCAGAGACAATCATTTGGTATAGAACCTCTCAAGTTTTCCAATTCTGCTTCCCACATGGATTGGGCTCCACATGGGTCAAATGATCAAATTTCCATAAAAGCTGTACATAACTCATCAGAAATTGGTGTTTCTTCTAGTTCACAAGGCTTTGGACATGTGGAAAAGCGTGCTGGAGAAGAGTTGTTGCAACAACGAATATCAGCTAAGATGCTTGATACTTCTCAGCCAGGTGGTATGTCTCGAGGGCCAGAACCTGTTTCTGATGCAACTGTAGTAACATCTGGCTCATTGGTGTCTCATGCTCAGGACCTTGATAAA GCAATCTCAACGAATGATGGTGCAGACAGTGCTTTGGATGTTCCATGTGCTAGTGCTTTGGGAGGACAGCAGTTATATGAGAACGTCTCAAGGTTCAGAACCCCTGTGGATGGAAGACCAAATTCAACATCACAAACTGGTTCATTTCCATCTGGGCATAAGCAAATGCTTAGCTTGTTGGGAGAAGCAGGAGATGGTCCAATTGTAAAAGCTCCTCAGCAACCTGCCCTTCAATCGAGAAATTCTCAGGAAACTTGTAATGACACTCATAGTCAATCTAGCAGCAGCAATCTGCATTTGGCACCCTCCTGGTTTAAGCAATATGAAGCTCTTAGAAATGGACAAATGATGCCAATTTTTGATGCTAGACTTGCAAAATCTGTTGCTTCACAGTTTTCTCttggaaagccttctcagaatTTGCATAGGCATAGCTCTTTGGAACAGTTGGATGCTGCTGATGCTGGTCAGGGTGGCAGGGTTTGGCCAAGTAGTCAGCAGTTGTCATCCCCCTATATGTTGCCTTCAGTAGTCAACAGTCAAGTTGCTATTATAAGACCAAAGAAGCGAAAAATCACATCTGAGCTTCTTCCATGGCATAAAGAGGTGAATCAAGATTCCAAAAGGCTTCAAAATATCAG TGTTGCAGAACAAGTCTGGGCAAAAGCTACAAACCGACTGACTGAAAAG GTAGAAGATGAGTTTGAGATGATTGATGATTTGCAGCCAATGCATCGATCAAAAAGAAGGCTTGTATTGACGACACAGCTGCTACAGCAATTGTTTCACCCTGCACCAGCATCCATTTTATCTGCGGACTCTGCTTCAAGTTATGATGTCATATCATACTTCGTTTCTAGGTTATCGCTGGGAGATGCATGTAGCCTTGCTTATTGCATGAGAAAAGAGTTTCTTGAACCTGTAAACAATAGTGATGT GAATTCTAAGAAGCTAAAAAATTCTGAAAGAAGTGGTGAGCAACAATGTTTGGCTGTTGTGGAAGAGTTCATTGATAGAGCAAAGAAGCTGGAGAATGGCTTCCAAAG ATTGGACAAGACAGCATCAGTTGCAGACATAAGAGCGGAGTTTCAAGAGTTGGAAAGGTTTGCTGTGATTAACCGTTTTGCCAAGTTTCATGTTCGGGGACAAATAGATGCCTCTGGAACCTCAACCTCATCTGCTGCTCCAAAACCAATTCCACAGAGATACATTACAGGATTTCCTATGCCTCGAAATCTACCTGAGGAAGTACAATGTCTTTCATTATGA